One region of Meleagris gallopavo isolate NT-WF06-2002-E0010 breed Aviagen turkey brand Nicholas breeding stock unplaced genomic scaffold, Turkey_5.1 ChrUn_random_7180001873843, whole genome shotgun sequence genomic DNA includes:
- the LOC109364589 gene encoding uncharacterized protein LOC109364589: PVAADAWAEGAVPSLRVCPAPGHGEVSSTDTDAAPSEADGGDVPPPSPTPLEQDEVLDAPQPPERGSGSPPVPALLPAPPSRNTARPRRLPGVKHPEPRVWTEVRDAAEADGHGVPQPPSRSDLMKIWARRSPRTEVKACDGRSTAPRPGSSRSLVLGSLLDTVRLAPGVTIRHGGSEERRLCLPVRREDVEEETGEAKKDLRPLRPTVPFPAIAVSQVTGDGTP; encoded by the exons CCGGTTGCCGCCGACGCCTGGGCTGAGGGTGCCGTGCCCAGCCTGCGAGTGTGTCCGGCCCCAGGGCACGGAGAG GTTTCCAGCACCGACACGGACGCCGCTCCATCCGAGGCTGACGGTGGCGATGTGCCGCCGCCTTCCCCAACACCGTTGGAGCAGGATGAGGTTCTCGACGCTCCCCAGCCCCCCGAGAGAGGATCAGGCAGCCCCcctgtgccagccctgctgccggCCCCGCCCAGCCGCAACACGGCACGGCCCCGGCGCCTGCCTGGCGTCAAACACCCAGAGCCGCGGGTGTGGACGGAGGTCAGGGATGCAGCGGAAGCTGACGGGCACGGAGTGCCACAGCCCCCCTCCCGCAGCGACCTGATGAAGATCTGGGCACGGAGATCTCCGCGCACTGAGGTGAAGGCGTGCGACGGGCGCAGCACCGCCCCG CGGCCCGGCAGCTCCCGGTCCCTGGTGCTGGGCTCCTTGCTGGACACCGTCCGGCTGGCTCCTGGTGTCACCATCAGGCACGGAGGCAGCGAGGAGCGCAGGCTGTGCCTCCCTGTGCGCAGAGAGGATGTGGAGGAGGAGACGGGAGAGGCCAAGAAGGACCTGAGGCCCCTCCGCCCCACCGTGCCCTTCCCTGCCATCGCAGTCAGTCAGGTCACTGGTGATGGCACGCCTTGA